One Solirubrobacter pauli DNA window includes the following coding sequences:
- a CDS encoding TetR/AcrR family transcriptional regulator, translating to MESSITEPEAQSRPLRKDAERNRRRILDAAAVVFAQHGLGASLDDIAHEAEVGIGTVYRRFPNKELLIDALFDDQVSAIVALAEAGLEHEDPWEGLEFFVRSALERQAANRGLKELILGARMSAGTGCTAEGRVRIEPLVTQLVERAQAAGRLRDDIDTTDMPLIQMMIGAVVDYTRTVDPQVWRRLLTVVLDGLRAPSGTRTPMPTGPLDSDGLLTAMSGWNPPR from the coding sequence ATGGAGTCCTCGATCACCGAGCCTGAGGCGCAGTCGCGCCCGCTCCGCAAGGACGCCGAGCGCAATCGCCGGCGGATCCTGGACGCGGCAGCGGTCGTCTTCGCGCAGCACGGGCTCGGCGCGTCGCTCGACGACATCGCCCACGAGGCCGAGGTCGGGATCGGCACCGTCTACCGGCGGTTCCCCAACAAAGAGCTGCTGATCGACGCGCTCTTCGACGACCAGGTCAGTGCCATCGTCGCCCTCGCCGAGGCCGGCCTGGAGCACGAGGACCCGTGGGAAGGCCTGGAGTTCTTCGTCCGCAGCGCCCTCGAGCGACAGGCCGCCAACCGTGGCTTGAAGGAGCTCATCCTCGGCGCCCGCATGAGCGCCGGCACCGGCTGCACCGCCGAGGGTCGCGTCCGCATCGAGCCGCTCGTCACCCAGCTCGTCGAACGCGCCCAGGCCGCCGGGCGCCTCCGGGACGACATCGACACCACCGACATGCCGCTCATCCAGATGATGATCGGCGCGGTCGTCGACTACACGCGCACCGTCGACCCGCAGGTGTGGCGCCGGCTGCTCACCGTGGTCCTCGACGGCCTGCGCGCCCCGTCCGGGACGCGCACGCCGATGCCGACCGGCCCGCTGGACAGCGACGGGCTGCTCACGGCGATGTCGGGCTGGAACCCGCCCCGGTAG
- a CDS encoding nucleotidyl transferase AbiEii/AbiGii toxin family protein, protein MAFIGAMERVRADDGPRFLVKGGVSIELRLGLRARATKDVDLVFRGDPPEMREALEEGLAQPFSGFTFRRKGEVGDIRDTGSRRLLIQLSFGGRDWQTLQVEIARPEADEIELVPVAVSISDFGLEAPEQVACLSLRYQVAQKLHAVTEQPNDRQNLRFWDIVDLLLLEELLGEDLAPLRDAAVSIFATRGTHAWPPELVIPASWREPYARTAGEMDASLPAGIDEAAQRVRQMIRDIAAA, encoded by the coding sequence ATGGCCTTCATCGGCGCGATGGAACGTGTGCGCGCGGACGACGGTCCGCGATTCCTGGTGAAGGGCGGCGTCTCGATCGAGCTGCGCCTCGGGCTCCGAGCGCGCGCGACGAAGGACGTTGATCTGGTGTTCCGCGGCGATCCCCCCGAAATGCGCGAAGCGCTCGAGGAGGGGCTCGCGCAGCCGTTCTCGGGCTTCACGTTTCGCCGCAAAGGCGAGGTCGGGGACATCCGAGACACCGGCAGTCGGCGCCTCCTGATCCAGTTGAGCTTCGGCGGGCGCGACTGGCAAACCCTGCAAGTTGAGATCGCGCGACCCGAGGCGGACGAGATCGAGTTGGTGCCCGTTGCGGTCAGCATCTCCGACTTCGGTCTCGAAGCGCCAGAGCAGGTTGCGTGCCTGTCCTTGCGGTACCAGGTCGCGCAGAAGCTGCACGCCGTCACGGAGCAGCCGAACGACCGTCAGAACCTGCGTTTCTGGGACATCGTTGACCTGCTTCTGCTGGAAGAGCTTCTCGGCGAAGATCTCGCGCCGCTGCGCGACGCCGCAGTTTCCATCTTCGCTACTCGCGGCACCCATGCCTGGCCGCCTGAGCTTGTCATCCCCGCCTCGTGGCGGGAGCCCTACGCACGGACCGCAGGCGAGATGGATGCAAGTCTGCCGGCAGGTATCGACGAGGCAGCGCAGCGGGTCAGGCAGATGATCCGCGACATCGCGGCGGCGTAA
- a CDS encoding winged helix-turn-helix domain-containing protein produces MARAADGWLYANALRHRVLYEYAGSPASPSDVARRLGRPLNLVSYHTGVLREHGFLELVRTERRRGGTAHVYRAVADATIEDEEWARLAPGARRMLVRGALASITETSWEAALAGAFDARTAHLSRLPVQLDAVARRDVAILLRRLVDELEAIQAAADRRAADGRRRVDVVLAGFEMDERQSAFGVRS; encoded by the coding sequence ATGGCCCGGGCCGCCGACGGCTGGCTGTACGCGAACGCGTTGCGTCACCGCGTGCTGTACGAGTACGCGGGCAGTCCCGCGAGCCCGAGCGATGTCGCCCGTCGCCTCGGGAGGCCGCTCAACCTCGTCAGCTACCACACGGGGGTGCTGCGCGAGCACGGGTTCCTGGAGCTCGTGCGGACCGAGCGGCGGCGGGGCGGCACCGCACACGTCTATCGCGCCGTCGCCGACGCGACCATCGAGGACGAGGAGTGGGCCCGGCTGGCACCGGGTGCCCGGCGGATGCTCGTCCGCGGTGCGCTCGCGTCGATCACCGAGACGAGTTGGGAGGCGGCGCTGGCGGGCGCGTTCGACGCGCGGACCGCGCACCTGAGCCGGTTGCCGGTGCAGCTCGACGCCGTCGCCCGGCGGGACGTGGCGATCCTGCTGCGTCGCCTGGTGGATGAGCTCGAGGCGATCCAGGCCGCCGCCGACCGACGCGCCGCCGATGGCCGTCGGCGTGTCGACGTGGTGCTGGCCGGGTTCGAGATGGATGAGCGTCAGAGCGCTTTCGGCGTGCGCTCGTAG
- a CDS encoding type IV toxin-antitoxin system AbiEi family antitoxin domain-containing protein — protein sequence MPGAVYTELAEIANEQYGFLTPEDARERDIDPINLVRMFQRGHLERRATGVYRLRLTPPSRLDAYMEAVLWPGRGVRATLSHETALDLYELSDVNPAKIDVTLPRRHRVRRASPGNYRMHFEDLATDDVTVLEGLPIVTPARAIRQAHAAKVGPALIGQAIDQGESNGRLSRREAIALRTELGVERGSGVRR from the coding sequence ATGCCGGGCGCCGTCTACACCGAGCTGGCTGAGATCGCGAACGAGCAGTACGGCTTCCTGACACCCGAGGACGCCCGTGAGCGCGACATCGATCCGATCAACCTCGTGCGCATGTTCCAGCGCGGCCACCTCGAACGGCGGGCCACCGGCGTCTACCGACTGCGCTTGACGCCGCCATCTCGTCTCGACGCATACATGGAGGCGGTGCTCTGGCCTGGCCGCGGCGTGCGAGCGACCCTGTCGCACGAGACGGCGCTCGACCTCTACGAGCTGAGCGACGTGAACCCAGCGAAGATCGACGTCACGCTGCCCCGTAGACATCGCGTTCGACGGGCGAGCCCGGGCAACTACCGGATGCACTTCGAAGACCTGGCGACTGACGACGTGACCGTGTTAGAGGGCCTGCCGATCGTCACGCCAGCGCGCGCGATCCGGCAGGCTCACGCCGCGAAGGTCGGGCCTGCGCTGATCGGCCAAGCGATCGACCAGGGGGAGAGCAACGGACGGCTGTCCCGGCGTGAGGCGATCGCGCTGCGTACCGAGCTAGGCGTCGAGCGCGGAAGCGGGGTTCGGCGCTGA
- a CDS encoding MFS transporter gives MSHASPSTHTDPHHERRWLILAVLGIAQLMVVLDATIVNIALPSAQADIGFSNDSRQWIITAYALAFGSLLLLGGRIGDLIGRKQIFIIGLLGFAGASALGGAAGSFGVLVIARALQGVFGALLAPAALSLLTTTFTDPIERNKAFGVFGGIAGIGGGVGLLLGGVLTEYLSWRWCLYVNLLFAIPAAFGALSLLHAGRHAEGQRPRLDIPGAVTVTGGLFALVYGFSNAETNGWSAPLTIAMLIASALLLAAFAVIQRRVADPLLPLRVVLDRNRGGSYLAIGTVGAGMFGVFLFLTYYMQRTLELTPVQTGLAFLPMNFAIMASIGLVSTRLLPKFGPRPLIATGLALSTVAMLVFTRLESTSSYVTGVLPGLVILGFGMGFVFASAMATATLGIEPRDAGVGSAMVNTTQQVGGSIGTALLSTLFASAVTSFATDNATALSRGDLAVESAMHGYTTAFWWAAGILAVGGLVSTFLLRPGVPEPAAVGAAPAMAH, from the coding sequence ATGTCGCACGCCTCCCCAAGCACCCACACCGATCCCCACCACGAACGCCGCTGGTTGATCCTCGCGGTCCTGGGCATCGCCCAGCTGATGGTCGTCCTCGACGCCACGATCGTGAACATCGCACTGCCATCGGCGCAGGCCGACATCGGCTTCTCGAACGACAGCCGCCAGTGGATCATCACCGCCTACGCCCTGGCCTTCGGCTCGCTGCTGCTGCTCGGCGGCCGCATCGGTGATCTCATCGGCCGCAAGCAGATCTTCATCATCGGCCTGCTCGGCTTCGCCGGCGCTTCGGCCCTCGGCGGTGCTGCGGGCAGCTTCGGCGTGCTCGTCATCGCCCGCGCGCTGCAGGGCGTGTTCGGCGCGCTGCTCGCGCCGGCCGCGCTGTCGCTGCTGACCACCACCTTCACCGACCCGATCGAGCGCAACAAGGCGTTCGGCGTCTTCGGCGGCATCGCCGGCATCGGCGGTGGCGTCGGCCTGCTGCTGGGCGGCGTGCTGACCGAGTACCTGTCATGGCGTTGGTGCCTGTACGTGAACCTGCTGTTCGCGATCCCGGCCGCGTTCGGCGCGCTGTCGCTGCTGCACGCGGGCCGGCACGCCGAGGGTCAGCGTCCGCGCCTGGACATCCCCGGCGCCGTCACGGTCACCGGTGGCCTGTTCGCGCTCGTCTACGGCTTCTCGAACGCTGAGACCAACGGCTGGAGCGCGCCGCTGACGATCGCGATGCTGATCGCCTCCGCGCTGCTGCTCGCGGCCTTCGCGGTGATCCAGCGCCGTGTCGCCGACCCGCTGCTGCCGCTGCGCGTCGTGCTCGACCGCAACCGCGGCGGCTCCTACCTGGCGATCGGCACCGTCGGCGCGGGCATGTTCGGCGTCTTCCTGTTCCTCACCTACTACATGCAGCGCACGCTGGAGCTCACCCCGGTGCAGACCGGCCTCGCCTTCCTGCCGATGAACTTCGCGATCATGGCCTCGATCGGCCTCGTCAGCACGCGGCTGCTGCCCAAGTTCGGCCCGCGCCCGCTGATCGCCACCGGCCTCGCGCTCTCCACGGTGGCGATGCTCGTCTTCACCCGGCTCGAGAGCACCTCCAGCTACGTGACCGGCGTCCTGCCGGGCCTGGTCATCCTCGGCTTCGGGATGGGCTTCGTGTTCGCCTCGGCGATGGCCACGGCCACGCTCGGCATCGAGCCGCGCGACGCGGGCGTCGGCTCGGCGATGGTCAACACCACGCAGCAGGTCGGCGGCTCCATCGGCACCGCCCTGCTCTCCACGCTGTTCGCGAGCGCGGTGACCAGCTTCGCCACCGACAACGCGACCGCGCTGTCCCGCGGCGACCTCGCCGTGGAGTCGGCGATGCACGGCTACACCACCGCCTTCTGGTGGGCGGCGGGCATCCTCGCCGTCGGCGGCCTCGTCTCCACGTTCCTGCTGCGCCCGGGCGTCCCCGAGCCGGCCGCGGTCGGCGCCGCGCCGGCGATGGCGCACTAG